The Spinacia oleracea cultivar Varoflay chromosome 2, BTI_SOV_V1, whole genome shotgun sequence DNA segment agagatacacttgccatattTAGTGACttatcaactccaccatctaattaaatacaGAGTAATACATttaatttaccctatgacccaccatcctattaaacaaataatttcagaaacccaccccacctcccaacccccaaaaatgacatggtccccacttatttatttattaaaatatctacccaacttcactttctttattattttatttcattcaatttttcttcttaatacccgtgcccggccaagtgtatctcttaaatgaATGCAGAGGGAGTACTACGTACAACATTTATAGCTTCTAAAATCACATAAAAAATCAGCCGTCTACAAGTCATTTAAGTAATCTAAATATGTCaagtaattaattttttatacacGTCATTCTATATATAGTTGGGTGTAATAACTACAAGATGACCTATAAGATATGGACGTTTGAGGCACCTTGAACTGGCATCCTTGCTAAATTCGTACTatacaaaacaaaaaacaaaaattcaatAATTTATGCAATTACTAGTTAGTTTTATTGGTCAATATTCATGTGGACTCCTATAAATACGTTAACCAAACTCACCTTATTCCATCACTTCACTTTTATAATCccaaattaaattcaattagcTGTTCTTTATATTGAGTTATTTTGATTATATCATGGATTTTGAAAGCATAACTGAGTTTCTTGCTAACAAAACCATCTTCGTTACTGGTGCAACTGGTTTCATTGCCAAGAGTACGTACATACTCGATTTCCTTGTCGATCTTTCTTTTAATTGATTATTGGAGTACTTACAGTACGTTATACGTACACATGTTTTCTCTGTTCTAACGTAGTATATCATATATGTCCTCGTACCATTGATTAAATAAATTGCAGTTCTAGTGGAGAAGATACTTCGGATTCAACCAAATGTTAACAAATTATACCTTCTTGTAAGGGCTAGAGATGCTCAGGCAGCCCATGTTCGGCTACAACATGAGGTAattgttattcggatggaacactacaagagggggggtgaattgtagtatggaactttctagccaattttgcggaattataagaaactttaagcaagtagagaaacaatgcaagagagattttacgaggaaactttctacgcccaactagaaagaaaacctcgacccactagagatttcaacttaaactcttttcactatagggcaacaactcagttacaaacctataaggaactcgggcattacttgagttcctctacgaactcaagttccaatagttgttcctcaaacaactacgctctcactgacttccctagaagtctctcttgactcttttgcttcactcaaagcctatcagcttctctctcatagacttcactcaaagcctccccaaatacaacaggaactcactcaagttcctaccccatacacatcaggaactcactcaagttcctgccactagtggaaaaacaatcatttgcatcaccacatttgcctcgcacatttaaacatgtgacgcaattgacagttctaagctttaaaattagtcatttgcgtcgcagaattattaatctgcgacgcaaatgactctaaaatgttctcagagtcatttgcgtcgcagattagtaataatgcgacgcaaaatattacctcctttgcgtcgcagaattactaatctgcgacgcaaatgactctttaAGTCacctgcgtcgcagattagtaattctgcgacgcagaggaggtaaaaaaaattcggaagtttttaattattccttctcccctctttttctctctcttcttctttccaGAACTCCATTCATGAGATGTCAATACCTCTCAATCTTTCATTCATTTGAAATCTCCTCTAACCACTATACGTATTTTGCCTTTAATTTACCCGGAAAAATCAAGATTTGCGAAAACACGGCTCGAAGAGAAAAATCCTAGATTCCGCCGCGAAGAAGGAGACATTTCAAAGCAGTGCAGCTCGATTGCTAGCGAGTCTCCGATCCAATTCTGCGAATTAGTTCGTCGGCGATTTAGGTACAGCGCAATTTATGTTAATTAGGGTTCTTGTTTATCAGCCTACGGTGTATAGAAGATTTCAAGGGTTCTTGTTTATCAGCctatttctagggtttttaagGTTGGGTGAAACGCCAAACCGTTGGAGCTGGATCTTCGGTTAACGTCGCCGCCGTCATTGATTACCTTATTTCTTAGGTATTTCCCCCCTCTTTACCATGAATCCAACTTCaattaatttttactttttatattgttttgaTGAATTGTGTTAGTTAGTTTGTAAATTCGAACATTTTTAGCAATTGTTTGAACTTTTGATTGAGGATTTTGATTTCAGATGGTGCCTGATATTGTAGAGGGTGATGGGTTTGTTGGGAGGCAGCCTCATATCAAGTATGAGCTCAGAGATAGTCCTGGTCTTGGTGAGTAttcaatttttaaaatcaatagtTCTTTGGAAGTTAAACTATTTTCTTTCATATTTTTAGTtgttttgatatttttgttGCTTACATTGTGCTCACACAAATTTAAACATCAGTTTGATGCTTGTTGTGTTGTTCTAATATGATTTAGTGAATGTAGGAGGATACAACCAATGTGTATTCTTCAACTGCAGTTATAGTAGTTCGGATACTCCACTGAGTGAGGGTCAGTGCCATTGGTTTTCTCCCAAGGTGAGGCCTCTATTCAATTAGTAAAATAAGGAAATGTTTTTTCTATTCAACGCATTACTATCGGTCTGTCGAATGACAGTTTCAGCTTAGCCAATTACTGTAACCGGTTTCTCATAGCAGGATTGAAGTtgttttattataaatataggGTTTGATCGTGTTGGTTAGTTTGTCAATTCGAgtattttgaactttttaattgaggattttgatttttttttttaagttgttaGTTTTTTGTTGATCTGGGTAGGTTTGGAATTCCTTATCGTGTATTTAATTGGTTTTCCTTTATGCAGGGTTCTACTTTGCTTAAAGCGGGCTCTAAAAATCGCAAATGCCGCTCAACAGATGGCTAATGCTACTCGGGGTAGTGGTGGTTTAGTTATGCTGTTCATTGAAATCATCAATAAGTAAGCTCTCTACTTGCTAGAAAAGTTTGTTTTCTGACCGTGTTGGATGTTTGAATTTCCATGATAATTCACAGCATATTTAAGTTTGGAGTTTGCCATCATATTTAGGTATCTCTATTTTTTTGAGAAGGGAAACAACCAAATCACCGTCAATACAATCCAGGATCTAATGGAATTAATTACTACAGAGATGCAAAGTGATAATGCGGCAACAGATTCTGCTGCTGAAGCTTTCTTTGCAAGCACATTGCGGTACATCCAATTCCAGAAACAAAAAGGTGGCGCAGTTAGTGAGAAATATGAACCTAATGTTAGTTTTTTTGTTGATCTGGGTAGGTTTGAATCATTTCTTGAGACTGAAAACAAGCTGTTCAGATAATTAATGAATTTCTAAATTTTTATTGTAGGAGAACTGAAAAGTTAAAACTTGAGAAAGGGAAACAAACTCGGTAACAATTGCTCTTCAATCCGCTAAACTTGTGAGAATTGTCGCCTTTGATCTTGCTCTTGGGACTCTTGAATGGTTCCCTCATTTGTCTTTGAATACGCTGACGCTGACGCTGCGTGCTACGTGTGTCATGGGaagttgcttatccaagcatgaTCTCAACTCTCAAATTGATTTGGTAATTGAAATTTTGAAGCGTCCAGGAGAAGTCCTCCCTGTTTGTCTTAGTGTCGCACGAACGCTGTAAATTCATAATTTAGTGTGCTTCAATTTTAATTTCTCGGCTTTTTTTTTTCTCggttcaaatttttatttttatttcatattgtaatttgtttgattttggtctgACAATGGAGTTTTTTTCATCTGCTTGAATGATATCTTGGGCCTCATTCGTTTATGGTTCacttaaacttttatgttaaaagtgtagttaggttatcaacatgttggctgatctatggtgaatttgccttttattgggttgtaactaaaatattaaaaaacgaattttttttaaaaaaaaaagtcatttgcaacgcacatttagctaatgtgcgtggcaaatgacttttttttttcgcctaaaagtcatttgcgtcgcacatttagctaatgtgcgttgcaaatgactttttaggcatggtgctgaaaagtcatttgcgtcgcacatttagctaatgtgcgttgcaaatgacttttcaggcatggtgctgaaaagtcatttgcaacgcacatttgctaaatgtgcgacgcaaataaggttcatttgcgttgcacaaatgtgcgacgcaaatgacttttagtcatttgcgtcgagagcttttgccacgcacgatgtgcgacgcaaatgtgcttaaaagtgcgatgcaaatgaacctttttccactagtgtgcccaaaacttatacaagaattcactcaaacccttgacaaattacccattacaagagctcacttaacccttgaacaactcttaaaatatagacatttgataattgattaaactataatatgtagagagtgaataactgtaaaggaactcggaactgTCAGGAACTTGGAACTGTAGGAACTGACTCTAAAAACGTggaaaacaaaatataatttctgtAAAATTATTCCACATAAACCAGACCCTTTTTGGAATGACAACGCAAGTCAGACACTCTTgaatgaatgagaaagctctccttttatagaggaagaaacctcaaccactttctccataatcttctccactaacaaccactaagcccttcaatttaggcatgataccatgactttagtcagtagagaaaatcatggagttagggctaagcataatcaggttttccatgatctcctattatttctccactaatgtagtttttccaaaacaacgtaaaacaatgattttaattttctaaaataaaaccttttaaatctgattttaataaaatagaaaaataaattttattaaaataaaataactaacaatcagattttattttacaaaaagattaattattttttatttattaaaaataaaattttaaacacattaaactacaaaagatattcaaaacaaatcctagaatgaataggacattattaaaaacgaattttaaataataaataaataaatatatgatataaaaatcagaatcctaactaaaataagattttataaaaattatcttttattttaaaaacataaataaatagagttttactaggagataaatactcaaagtcaaaggtaaatccctaacaaccaggagtgttaaaagccacgttattgacacttaaaattaccttaaaactaggagtattctaggaagataaactgacgttatttctcataagttccgacaagttccttttggcaccgtgttcctcaattattcaagtttctacatacttacatgaatcctagaaaataaactcttattttcttcttcatgcttcatgatgctccaactcaagagcctcatgttgatagttccgcctctggaacttctccatgcttgttcctactcaggaactttatactcgttgttcctcgtaggatctgctgaggaactgatctgtttgtgttcctttgaagaactttgttgcagcttggatacttgatttattgacttgaactcttcatgtttgtttcttcatcaaacctatatttgtttcgtatacatattgaaactcaaacataggttagtcgtttgctagttgtcatcaaaaccataaagtcagtgatgacaaccaatacaagcaagatgaagaaaaccaaactaataaacaagtatgcagtagttaaggacacaaactctaagtctaatggtatacttatataattagacttctcttctgaagttcccttcacttcttgagttcctttcaggaacttcacttcttcttgtatatatcttcagaaatttccaactaaatgatctttattaaccttcattacttgttcatgcacatctaaacaatacacacattagttagataatcatcatttgttcataatcatcaaaacactatattACTCAACAGTAATGACTACCATAAAGTTATATGCGTTCATAAATAAATAGtagaaaattacaaatttcCTAAAATTGAAGAGTTAACCTAGCTCACATTATGTCGTTATATTTTGGACGAATATGTGGACGTAGGTGCTAGCCAAGGAGTTGTTCAAAGTTGTAAGAGAAAAATGGGGAGCAAATTTCGAGTCTTTTGTGTCGGATAAAATAACCGTGGTTGCCGGTGATACATCGTACGAGAACTTAGGACTTACTGTTGATCAGCTGAAAGAAATGCACAAGGATATAGATGTCGTTATCAACGTAGCAGCAACCACAAAATTTGATGAAAGgtaataatttatcatttatgcaCCCATGATATATTTATCAACGCATGGATTGGTATTTAAGACTACGATCAAGCTATTATGTATTCATGCGCATAATATATTACATATTTACATGTACGTAAATTGCATATAATGAGTGTAGGTATGATGTTGCGTTGGGTGTTAATACCCTAGGAGCCAAAAATGTTGTAAACTTTGCAAAGAATTGTTCTAGAATCCAGTTTGTCAGAGTTCACCTATTTGGGATGAACTTCTGCAAAGA contains these protein-coding regions:
- the LOC110777310 gene encoding alcohol-forming fatty acyl-CoA reductase-like, with protein sequence MDFESITEFLANKTIFVTGATGFIAKILVEKILRIQPNVNKLYLLVRARDAQAAHVRLQHEVLAKELFKVVREKWGANFESFVSDKITVVAGDTSYENLGLTVDQLKEMHKDIDVVINVAATTKFDER